In a single window of the Pseudobacteriovorax antillogorgiicola genome:
- a CDS encoding DNA alkylation repair protein, which produces MKDVVSLKKKLAAEADPETKAWFDNYLKGAIEYRGLKTPLVRKILTAHIRDQGLKKQPISEQVEFAKQLFKSKFAEDKFAGILFTQSHLMKQLTTKETLEFSQELFKRQLLFDWSTVDWYCVRVLGPLLKDSTMSMATSLGAWHKSQNLWQRRASMVPFRSVVDHPRYTKKIMALAKVLIKEDERFIQTAVGWVLSDLSKIEPKIVEEFFHNNLPQVHREVIDRHTKYLPCHKELKRLKRQVGQFSK; this is translated from the coding sequence ATGAAAGATGTAGTCAGCCTTAAGAAAAAGCTCGCTGCTGAGGCAGATCCTGAAACTAAGGCATGGTTCGATAATTATCTCAAGGGGGCGATCGAATATCGCGGCTTGAAAACTCCTTTAGTACGTAAAATTCTAACGGCTCATATACGCGACCAAGGCCTCAAGAAGCAGCCAATTTCGGAGCAAGTTGAATTTGCAAAACAGCTCTTTAAAAGTAAGTTTGCTGAAGATAAATTCGCTGGCATCCTGTTTACTCAAAGTCATCTTATGAAACAGCTTACGACCAAAGAAACCTTAGAATTCAGTCAGGAACTATTTAAGAGGCAATTGCTCTTCGACTGGTCGACAGTGGATTGGTATTGTGTTCGTGTCTTGGGGCCCTTGCTCAAAGACAGCACGATGAGTATGGCGACCTCCCTCGGTGCTTGGCATAAGTCCCAAAACCTATGGCAGCGGCGAGCTTCGATGGTGCCTTTTCGGTCTGTAGTCGATCACCCTCGCTATACAAAGAAAATTATGGCCCTTGCCAAAGTGCTCATAAAGGAGGACGAACGTTTTATTCAAACCGCGGTGGGTTGGGTTCTTAGTGATTTGTCTAAAATAGAGCCTAAAATTGTTGAAGAGTTTTTTCATAATAATCTTCCGCAAGTCCACAGAGAAGTTATCGATCGTCACACAAAATACCTACCTTGCCATAAAGAACTAAAGAGACTGAAAAGGCAAGTAGGACAATTCTCTAAATAA
- a CDS encoding (2Fe-2S)-binding protein: MKNISFEFNGQQIGVEAPGDTPLLWVIREELRATGTKFGCGRGLCGSCTVHLNGQAVRSCVMPVSACHQQKVRTIEDLGEQQGHPVQKAWVKHSVPQCGYCQSGQVMQAASLLDNATTPMTESELVDGMSNNLCRCGTYHKIKDAVVEAAKNMGKLK; encoded by the coding sequence TTGAAAAACATAAGCTTTGAATTCAACGGCCAACAGATAGGGGTTGAGGCTCCAGGTGATACTCCCTTGCTCTGGGTAATTCGCGAGGAGCTGAGAGCTACGGGAACCAAGTTTGGGTGTGGTCGGGGACTTTGTGGGTCTTGTACCGTTCATCTTAATGGCCAGGCGGTTCGAAGCTGTGTGATGCCTGTCTCTGCATGCCATCAGCAGAAGGTTCGTACCATAGAAGACCTTGGCGAGCAGCAGGGACATCCCGTCCAAAAAGCTTGGGTGAAGCATAGCGTTCCCCAGTGTGGCTACTGTCAGTCGGGGCAGGTGATGCAGGCAGCGAGTCTGCTCGACAATGCGACAACTCCTATGACTGAATCGGAGCTAGTCGATGGTATGAGCAACAATCTATGCCGCTGTGGAACCTATCATAAAATCAAAGATGCTGTTGTTGAAGCAGCAAAAAACATGGGGAAATTAAAATGA
- a CDS encoding 7TM diverse intracellular signaling domain-containing protein yields the protein MLKLKITMGTLILASSCLGLGPEAPARSLFNLMTMKDPHNFQESIELLEDSAETYTIEDVLALPEDAWRLNQKESLNFGFVDKAIWVRFSIYNPNQESVDRFLALRYPQQNHVHFFEFDDNTLIQHDHIGDRVPFSERDINSRNYVFQVAIPAGKTRTYYLRLEGETIQIPLQLSTREYYLNRQEEEILSWGLYFGIVTVMVLYNLILSLKLKERSYPLYSAYITSYVLLQASMSGFAYQHLWPRSPHWGNISTAVFLGLTTAFLGLFIQSFLETKQRNSLIDKIVMVTVGLGFLQCALSFVVPFGNIVRVGILLAMVASLVYMTATVFALAQRSRSAQYFALAFGLFLVGVLAYGAQSLGLVAVNSFTKNGVTLGSAAEVILLSLALGDKLDRRQKKARREIEFLNDSLKATISEIEQRVEEKTRHIASVMNHIKQGIFTILPGLQIERYYSLHLAEILENKDIAGKNPMDLFFRKTDLSPDELVTIESVLIGSLGESNLNFQMNECHLPSNIKLNEKHLNLSWQSIDNEDEETEKIMVVVRDITELRKLEEQSEEQKKELKIIGTLIRASTDRCHSFFTQGIRFLEQNLSTIANHPTYNDSALKSVFINYHTFKASARDFDFKNLVNSLHQAESLCSRIRDDRKLWNQTEMTRDLEQIKEIFSDYARINYEVLGRNMERIAVFNKASIEAGLQLFIELDPSTREKFKELHSEFKQSYFDDARDIFKPIWAQARKLARSLNKPEPEIHSEIEEVWLSDDTSMTIQSVFSHLIRNSLDHGIEPADERESIGKASQGQLFFSLKEVHGLILIDFSDDGKGLNLRKIRDLAMKRGLCSSSLTDPYLIAELIFVDGLSSNQDNVTEISGRGVGMSAVRSIIESQGGSCQISLKGVPNEDGYVAFQFEIHLPQHRLSQMAA from the coding sequence TTGCTAAAACTAAAAATTACAATGGGAACCCTGATTCTTGCATCATCTTGCCTTGGTCTCGGCCCGGAGGCCCCAGCTCGATCTCTATTCAATCTGATGACGATGAAAGACCCACATAATTTTCAAGAATCCATAGAGCTTCTTGAAGATAGTGCTGAAACCTACACAATCGAGGACGTCTTAGCCCTACCTGAAGATGCTTGGCGACTCAATCAAAAGGAATCCTTAAACTTTGGTTTTGTGGACAAGGCTATCTGGGTTCGATTTAGTATTTATAACCCAAATCAAGAATCAGTCGACCGGTTCTTAGCCTTGCGATACCCGCAACAGAATCATGTTCATTTTTTCGAATTTGATGATAACACCCTCATTCAGCATGACCATATTGGCGATCGTGTACCGTTCAGCGAGAGAGATATCAATAGTCGCAACTATGTTTTTCAAGTAGCGATCCCTGCTGGAAAAACTAGGACTTACTATCTTCGACTTGAAGGTGAGACCATCCAGATTCCACTACAACTGAGCACCCGAGAATATTACCTCAACAGGCAAGAGGAAGAGATTCTAAGTTGGGGTCTATACTTTGGAATTGTGACGGTTATGGTTTTGTACAACCTTATTCTGTCCTTGAAGCTTAAAGAAAGGAGCTACCCCCTCTACTCCGCTTATATTACTTCCTACGTTCTCCTTCAGGCATCGATGTCGGGCTTTGCCTATCAGCATTTGTGGCCTCGCTCTCCCCATTGGGGTAACATATCAACCGCCGTCTTTCTCGGTTTAACCACAGCCTTTCTAGGGTTGTTCATTCAAAGCTTCCTAGAAACAAAGCAGAGAAACTCGCTCATCGATAAGATCGTAATGGTGACGGTAGGATTGGGTTTTCTCCAATGCGCCCTATCTTTCGTAGTACCATTTGGCAACATCGTCAGGGTAGGAATCCTCCTTGCAATGGTCGCCTCCCTCGTTTACATGACTGCTACAGTCTTCGCCTTAGCGCAAAGGAGTCGATCTGCCCAGTACTTCGCTTTGGCTTTCGGCCTCTTTCTAGTGGGCGTACTTGCCTATGGCGCTCAATCTCTTGGGCTTGTCGCAGTAAATTCGTTTACCAAGAATGGCGTTACGCTTGGGTCTGCGGCAGAGGTCATTCTGCTATCATTAGCACTAGGGGATAAACTGGATCGTCGCCAGAAGAAAGCGAGGCGTGAAATTGAATTTCTTAACGACAGCTTAAAGGCTACGATCAGTGAGATCGAACAGCGTGTCGAAGAAAAGACGAGACATATTGCTTCGGTCATGAATCATATAAAGCAGGGCATCTTCACCATCCTGCCTGGTTTACAAATTGAACGATACTATTCCCTACATCTAGCAGAAATATTGGAAAATAAGGACATTGCTGGCAAGAATCCAATGGATCTATTCTTTCGCAAGACGGATCTTAGCCCTGATGAATTAGTCACTATCGAATCAGTACTCATTGGATCGCTTGGTGAAAGTAACTTAAATTTTCAAATGAATGAATGCCACCTACCAAGTAACATCAAGCTCAATGAAAAGCATCTGAACCTATCTTGGCAGAGTATTGACAATGAAGACGAAGAAACGGAAAAAATTATGGTAGTGGTTCGCGATATAACGGAGCTACGTAAGCTTGAAGAGCAATCCGAGGAACAAAAAAAGGAACTCAAGATCATCGGCACCTTGATTCGCGCTTCTACCGACCGCTGTCATTCCTTTTTCACCCAGGGGATTCGATTCTTAGAACAAAATCTATCGACTATCGCAAATCATCCAACCTATAATGACTCTGCCCTGAAAAGCGTGTTTATCAACTACCACACGTTTAAGGCATCAGCACGAGATTTTGACTTCAAAAACCTAGTCAACTCTTTGCACCAAGCGGAATCTCTGTGTTCCCGTATCAGAGACGATCGCAAGCTATGGAACCAAACAGAGATGACGCGAGACCTGGAACAGATTAAAGAAATTTTTTCTGACTATGCGAGGATCAACTACGAAGTTTTGGGTCGAAATATGGAGCGAATCGCTGTTTTTAATAAAGCCTCGATCGAGGCAGGCTTGCAACTCTTCATAGAGCTAGACCCTAGCACAAGAGAGAAGTTCAAGGAACTCCATTCAGAGTTCAAACAATCCTACTTTGATGACGCGAGAGATATATTTAAGCCTATCTGGGCGCAGGCTCGCAAACTGGCACGCAGCCTTAATAAACCTGAACCTGAGATTCATAGCGAAATCGAAGAGGTTTGGCTCAGCGATGATACCTCTATGACGATTCAGTCAGTCTTCAGCCACCTGATCCGCAACTCTTTGGATCATGGAATCGAACCTGCTGATGAACGGGAATCTATAGGAAAAGCGAGTCAAGGACAGCTATTTTTCAGCCTTAAAGAAGTTCACGGATTGATTCTCATTGATTTCTCTGACGATGGTAAAGGTCTAAACCTCAGAAAGATCAGAGACCTTGCTATGAAGCGCGGGCTATGCAGCTCCAGTCTTACTGATCCATACTTGATAGCCGAGCTAATCTTTGTTGACGGATTGTCGTCAAACCAAGATAACGTTACCGAGATCTCTGGTCGTGGTGTTGGGATGTCTGCGGTACGAAGTATCATAGAGTCACAAGGGGGAAGCTGTCAGATATCACTGAAAGGCGTTCCTAACGAGGATGGCTATGTGGCCTTTCAGTTTGAAATTCACCTGCCTCAGCACCGACTATCACAGATGGCCGCGTAG
- a CDS encoding class I SAM-dependent methyltransferase — protein sequence MWDARYSEDGFAYGKEANDFLKDQIQHVIGAGKALCLAEGQGRNAVYLAKLGYEVTAVDLSPVGLETAQKLATDEGVSIATEVCDLATWPLGERQWDLIVSIWAHMPSEVRSQLHARVASALKTEGLFVLEAYTPANLGRGTGGPPNQDMLMTLEILETELGSLKTLFAQETERNIEEGRYHKGLSAVVQFVGKKVN from the coding sequence ATGTGGGATGCGCGCTACAGCGAAGACGGCTTTGCCTATGGAAAAGAGGCTAACGACTTTTTAAAAGACCAAATACAACATGTGATAGGGGCCGGAAAGGCACTTTGCCTCGCCGAGGGACAAGGGCGCAATGCGGTATACCTAGCAAAACTTGGTTACGAGGTCACGGCAGTTGACCTTTCGCCTGTAGGCCTAGAGACTGCGCAGAAACTTGCAACTGATGAAGGCGTTTCGATTGCTACTGAAGTTTGCGATCTAGCTACCTGGCCCTTGGGTGAGCGGCAATGGGACTTGATCGTTTCCATTTGGGCCCATATGCCCAGCGAAGTACGAAGTCAGCTCCATGCTAGAGTTGCTAGTGCATTAAAGACGGAGGGACTTTTCGTGTTAGAAGCCTACACTCCTGCGAACTTGGGCCGCGGTACAGGTGGACCACCCAATCAAGACATGCTGATGACTCTAGAGATTCTAGAAACAGAGCTTGGAAGCTTGAAAACCCTATTTGCCCAGGAGACGGAAAGGAATATCGAAGAAGGCCGTTATCACAAAGGCCTTAGCGCAGTGGTCCAGTTCGTTGGTAAAAAGGTCAATTAG
- a CDS encoding SpoIIE family protein phosphatase, producing MIDRHWKTLALSWVLSFTQAPTGFGSTPAEQVNQLIYDHPVQAVSVGRALAESYRDTDIQVYIRILVEVARAEIYQEVSPRRWVEPLIDKHQGKIPLELTLWLKATAAVGLQLENRLLEAIERLDAVIEKARNKDFPKLKGFALLHIGIMYYFQGEVQKTLKASQRAMDVFPNLDHVLHYDILATSAMAFYRAGDHERAIKLLEQSLEFTRPRPYRHLTAILELNLAAFRLEIDPDLALRGYQNAARLANDIEMEIISAGALRGVGKVYMFQEKYELALSYFKQVETIYMKHKLSFRLQRLRTRMALGHVYLKQFKEATKLLSLVDHQYLKDKYIPVYLMWLEAKAKLFKGQGKYKSAYDTYETYNKIYTEWNAKKSDRATSLMRIYFEVEKAELENRELETQNKIKSIRLENEQRAGNLKNWLVGLSSLSLLIAMSLLWKTFKSRELLKSNFELKELIRQKELEQTSLVQQSFIEDKGDQTGFQFSAMYKPAEVIGGDWYGSFISPNGKRVLLLLGDVAGHGMTSAFVSSAVSGAVQSRIALMNLDQEAPETIIENLAFSINVMLEKVQTSHHMTMLFCLFDFNDYRFWCSNAGAIPPTQFRGNTHKTLFCRGTPLGGEFSRPETPVHSWPMEIGDIYGMFTDGLLELEEKSGKRLKIKGFQKMVDAKLSPKENCDLFSRLIEQREKYEGLPDDSTIIFLKVEPLDQALAS from the coding sequence TTGATCGACAGGCACTGGAAAACCCTAGCTCTATCGTGGGTACTTTCATTCACCCAGGCTCCAACAGGGTTCGGTAGTACGCCTGCTGAGCAGGTGAATCAATTGATCTACGATCACCCTGTTCAGGCAGTTTCTGTGGGTCGCGCTCTCGCTGAATCATATCGAGATACCGATATTCAGGTATATATCAGAATCCTTGTTGAGGTCGCTCGGGCTGAAATCTATCAAGAAGTTTCCCCTCGCCGATGGGTCGAGCCTTTAATTGACAAGCATCAGGGTAAAATTCCCTTAGAACTCACTCTCTGGCTAAAAGCCACCGCTGCCGTTGGCCTTCAATTGGAGAACAGGCTTTTAGAAGCGATCGAACGCCTCGATGCCGTCATTGAAAAGGCTCGTAACAAAGACTTCCCCAAGCTCAAAGGCTTCGCCTTACTTCACATCGGCATCATGTACTACTTCCAAGGGGAAGTTCAAAAAACCCTGAAAGCTTCTCAAAGAGCCATGGATGTTTTTCCAAACCTTGACCATGTGCTTCACTACGATATCCTTGCGACCTCGGCGATGGCCTTTTATCGTGCAGGAGATCATGAACGTGCTATTAAGCTCCTTGAGCAAAGCCTAGAGTTCACGAGACCAAGGCCATACCGACACCTGACAGCCATACTGGAGCTTAATTTAGCAGCGTTTCGTTTGGAAATAGACCCAGATCTGGCACTTCGTGGCTATCAGAATGCAGCACGCCTTGCTAACGATATCGAAATGGAGATTATTTCCGCTGGCGCTCTACGAGGTGTTGGGAAAGTTTATATGTTTCAAGAAAAATACGAGTTAGCCCTCAGCTACTTTAAGCAGGTAGAAACCATCTATATGAAACATAAGCTAAGCTTTCGACTACAAAGACTAAGAACTAGGATGGCCCTTGGCCATGTATATCTAAAACAATTCAAAGAAGCCACAAAACTACTATCGCTAGTGGATCATCAGTATTTAAAAGACAAGTACATACCTGTCTATCTTATGTGGCTCGAAGCCAAGGCTAAGCTCTTTAAAGGCCAAGGTAAGTATAAGTCGGCTTACGATACCTATGAAACCTATAATAAAATCTATACGGAATGGAATGCCAAGAAAAGTGATCGAGCGACGTCCTTAATGCGGATCTATTTTGAAGTTGAAAAAGCTGAACTAGAGAATCGGGAACTGGAAACCCAAAATAAGATTAAATCGATCAGGCTTGAAAACGAACAGCGGGCTGGAAATTTAAAAAATTGGCTTGTGGGTTTGAGTAGCCTATCACTTCTGATTGCCATGTCGCTTCTTTGGAAAACATTTAAGAGCCGTGAACTTTTGAAATCTAACTTCGAGCTTAAGGAGCTCATTCGGCAAAAAGAACTTGAACAAACTAGCCTTGTTCAGCAAAGTTTCATTGAAGACAAAGGTGATCAAACCGGCTTCCAATTCTCTGCTATGTATAAGCCTGCTGAAGTGATCGGAGGCGATTGGTACGGGTCATTCATTTCACCGAATGGCAAGCGAGTTTTACTCCTCCTGGGAGACGTCGCAGGCCATGGCATGACATCTGCTTTTGTAAGCTCAGCGGTTTCTGGAGCGGTTCAAAGTCGTATTGCCCTTATGAACTTAGATCAGGAGGCCCCAGAGACGATCATTGAAAACCTAGCATTCAGTATCAACGTGATGCTAGAAAAAGTTCAGACAAGCCATCACATGACCATGCTCTTCTGCCTGTTCGACTTCAACGATTACCGATTTTGGTGCTCGAATGCAGGTGCGATTCCGCCAACGCAGTTTCGAGGCAACACACACAAAACTCTATTTTGTAGAGGGACACCACTCGGGGGCGAGTTTTCTCGACCAGAGACTCCCGTTCACTCATGGCCTATGGAAATCGGCGATATCTACGGTATGTTCACCGATGGCTTGTTAGAACTTGAAGAGAAGAGCGGTAAGCGACTTAAAATCAAAGGCTTCCAAAAGATGGTGGACGCTAAGCTCTCCCCCAAGGAAAACTGCGATTTGTTTAGCAGATTGATCGAACAACGAGAAAAATATGAAGGTCTACCTGATGACTCAACGATCATTTTTTTGAAGGTCGAACCATTAGATCAAGCCCTTGCCAGCTAA
- a CDS encoding CIA30 family protein, which yields MKGFVFMLGLGLASNGLATSDVLPWATDDLNYDGVWNYSESNWNFVSWNEWGNLPITHDAYEGSTAIHLQYLNEDLVTDNSYVQAFGFAKITSSREKLGHEPQSYEDYRAGKDLRRYKYLEFYIKGNYGANVSAFSVSLQSPNGHGSTKAKLKDFVSISHHWQKVRIPMSAFIPRVPNPDRFQLHNVYSVNFYVDQNDQNQPFEVIVDSIKFYKAPKMIPWWRADYNRNGEYNYSTTDMGDGSTINVANQWGDLVTSTTYTGPFGEVEAEVVQLSFHHNGYGFAKANLTSSAAMPGYEPTSFSDRDLGKKIPAYDYELRFLAPSVADEVLIKLVDADGNSSQALAIGDYRSNYGRYLFSYRIPVELFAKAGFDFNMVKSVTYFVDQRTPPGDYDLKLMNLEFRPKDLY from the coding sequence ATGAAAGGCTTTGTTTTCATGCTTGGCTTGGGCCTAGCTTCCAATGGTTTGGCAACATCGGATGTTCTACCATGGGCCACAGATGACCTTAACTATGACGGAGTTTGGAACTACAGCGAAAGCAACTGGAATTTTGTTTCCTGGAATGAGTGGGGCAACCTACCGATCACTCACGATGCCTATGAGGGCTCTACAGCGATTCACCTGCAATATCTCAATGAAGACCTGGTAACAGACAACAGCTACGTTCAGGCTTTTGGCTTTGCTAAGATTACCAGCAGTCGGGAGAAACTTGGACACGAGCCACAATCATACGAAGACTATCGAGCCGGTAAAGATCTTCGAAGATATAAGTACCTAGAGTTCTATATTAAAGGCAACTATGGAGCTAATGTCTCCGCCTTCTCTGTGTCACTGCAATCACCTAATGGCCATGGCTCCACGAAGGCAAAGTTAAAGGACTTTGTCTCCATCTCTCATCATTGGCAAAAAGTTCGAATCCCCATGTCTGCCTTCATTCCACGAGTTCCAAACCCCGATCGATTTCAGCTTCACAATGTTTACAGTGTGAATTTCTACGTGGATCAAAACGATCAAAACCAGCCGTTCGAGGTCATCGTCGATAGCATAAAGTTCTATAAGGCCCCCAAAATGATTCCTTGGTGGCGAGCAGATTACAACCGCAATGGTGAGTACAACTACAGCACCACAGATATGGGTGACGGCTCAACAATCAACGTCGCCAATCAGTGGGGAGATTTGGTAACTTCAACCACCTATACAGGCCCTTTCGGTGAGGTTGAAGCCGAGGTGGTCCAGTTGAGTTTCCATCACAATGGCTATGGCTTTGCTAAAGCAAACCTAACTAGTTCAGCAGCTATGCCTGGCTATGAACCCACTAGTTTTTCTGACAGAGACCTGGGCAAGAAAATTCCAGCCTATGATTACGAGCTACGCTTTCTAGCTCCCAGTGTCGCAGATGAGGTTCTCATCAAATTGGTAGATGCGGATGGCAATAGCTCGCAAGCCTTAGCCATTGGCGACTACCGTAGCAACTATGGGCGCTATCTCTTCAGCTATAGGATTCCTGTTGAGTTGTTTGCAAAGGCTGGGTTTGACTTTAACATGGTTAAGAGTGTTACCTACTTTGTCGACCAACGGACCCCTCCTGGTGATTATGATTTGAAGCTTATGAATCTTGAGTTTAGACCCAAGGACCTCTATTAG